A genomic window from Arvicola amphibius chromosome 5, mArvAmp1.2, whole genome shotgun sequence includes:
- the LOC119815697 gene encoding 39S ribosomal protein L49, mitochondrial — protein MAVTVFRPALRDWGYCLRWRYTLRQLSQTQEPPDNPSFVESVDEYQFVEHLFPPTKIPEPPKHKHYPTPSGWQPPRDPLPNLPYFVRRSRMHNIPVYKDITHGNRQMTVIRKVEGNIWALQKDVEEFLSPQLGRTPITQVNEVTGTLRIKGYFDEQLKAWLLEKGF, from the coding sequence ATGGCTGTGACTGTCTTCCGACCCGCTCTGCGAGACTGGGGGTATTGCCTCCGGTGGCGCTACACGCTTCGGCAACTGAGCCAAACCCAGGAGCCTCCTGATAACCCCAGCTTTGTGGAGTCTGTGGATGAATACCAGTTTGTGGAGCACCTGTTCCCCCCTACCAAAATCCCAGAGCCACCAAAGCATAAACATTATCCCACTCCCAGTGGCTGGCAGCCTCCAAGAGATCCTCTTCCCAACTTGCCCTACTTTGTTCGACGATCCAGGATGCATAACATCCCTGTCTACAAGGACATTACACATGGCAACCGACAGATGACCGTGATCCGTAAGGTGGAGGGGAACATCTGGGCTCTACAGAAGGACGTGGAAGAGTTTCTGAGCCCACAGCTGGGAAGAACACCCATCACCCAGGTTAATGAGGTGACAGGGACTCTTCGAATCAAGGGCTACTTTGATGAGCAGCTTAAAGCCTGGCTTCTTGAGAAAGGCTTCTGA